In the Hordeum vulgare subsp. vulgare chromosome 7H, MorexV3_pseudomolecules_assembly, whole genome shotgun sequence genome, one interval contains:
- the LOC123412850 gene encoding protein RAFTIN 1A yields the protein MARFLVALLAATVVAVQAGEQLGHAAPATAEVFWRAVLPHSPLPDAVLRLLKQPAADATGFVVRDAEDRPPFDYRDYSRSESDDEPSKRTGATSGARDLDYDDYYSAADKLRGAAAAEYKEPSSSLAGSGASTARGGKAETTTVFFHEEAVRVGKRLPFNFPPAAPAALGFLPREIADSVPFSTAALPRVLSAFGIASDSATVASMEATLRACESPTIAGESKFCATSLEALVERAMGVLGTRDIRPVTSTLPRAGAPLQTYTVRAVRPVEGGPVFVGCHDEAYPYTVYRCHTTGPSRAYMVEMEGARGGDAVTIAAVCHTDTSLWNPEHVSFKLLGTKPGGTPVCHLMPYGHIIWAKNVKRSTA from the exons ATGGCGCGCTTCCTCGTCGCCCTGCTCGCCGCCACCGTGGTCGCG GTTCAGGCTGGCGAGCAGCTGGGCCACGCGGCGCCGGCAACGGCGGAGGTGTTCTGGCGCGCCGTGCTGCCGCACTCGCCATTGCCCGACGCCGTCCTCCGTCTCCTCAAACAACCCGCAGCAG ACGCCACCGGCTTCGTCGTGAGAGACGCCGAGGACAGGCCCCCCTTCGACTACCGTGATTACAGCCGCTCCGAGTCCGATGATGAACCGAGCAAACGCACCGGCGCCACTTCCGGGGCGCGGGACTTAGATTACGACGACTACTACAGCGCCGCCGACAAACTCCGTGGCGCCGCCGCCGCTGAATACAAGGAGCCGAGCAGCAGCCTCGCTGGAAGCGGGGCGTCCACGGCTAGGGGCGGCAAGGCGGAGACGACGACGGTGTTCTTCCACGAGGAGGCGGTGCGCGTCGGcaagaggctcccattcaacttcCCGCCGGCGGCGCCCGCTGCTCTCGGTTTCCTGCCGCGCGAGATCGCCGATTCGGTCCCGTTCTCGACGGCCGCGCTGCCCCGCGTTCTCTCGGCATTCGGCATCGCGTCGGACTCCGCCACGGTGGCCAGCATGGAAGCGACGCTGCGCGCCTGCGAGTCGCCGACCATCGCCGGGGAGTCCAAGTTCTGCGCGACTTCGCTGGAGGCCCTGGTGGAGCGCGCCATGGGGGTGCTGGGGACCCGCGACATCAGGCCGGTGACGTCGACGTTGCCCCGCGCCGGCGCCCCGCTGCAGACGTACACGGTCCGCGCCGTGCGGCCGGTGGAGGGCGGCCCTGTCTTCGTGGGGTGCCACGACGAGGCCTACCCGTACACCGTGTACCGGTGCCACACCACCGGCCCGTCAAGGGCGTACATGGTGGAGATGGAAGGCGCGCGCGGCGGCGACGCGGTCACCATCGCCGCCGTGTGCCACACCGACACGTCCCTGTGGAACCCGGAGCACGTCTCGTTCAAGCTCCTCGGCACCAAGCCTGGCGGCACGCCGGTCTGCCACCTCATGCCGTACGGGCACATAATCTGGGCCAAGAACGTGAAGCGCTCGACGGCGTGA
- the LOC123412849 gene encoding transmembrane 9 superfamily member 12-like, producing the protein MAGALHSSCCPALLLLAVLLVTLSPGNAFYLPGSYMHTYSQGEDIWAKVNSLTSIETEMPFSYYSLPYCLPPGGIKKSAENLGELLMGDQIDNSPYRFRVNVNESLFLCTTKGLNENDAKLLKQRARDLYQVNMMLDNLPVMRFAEQNGITVQWTGFPVGYTPAGSADDYIINHLKFKVLVHEYEGTNVEIIGTGEEGSAVISEMDKKGMSGYQIVGFEVVPCSVKRDPEDFSKLNMHDNIEPVSCPVELRMSQVIRQQERITFTYDVEFVKSDIRWPSRWDAYLKMEAGAKVHWFSIMNSLMVILFLAGIVFIIFLRTVRRDLTTYEELDKEAQAQMNEELSGWKLVVGDVFREPTCPKLLCIMIGDGVQILGMSIVTIVFSTLGFMSPASRGMLLTGMIILYLFLGIVAGYVSVRLWRTIKGTSEGWRSLSWLTACFFPGVMFTVLTILNFVLWGSRSTGALPISLFFTLLALWFCISVPLTLVGGFLGTRADQIEFPVRTNQIPREIPARKYPSWLLVLGAGTLPFGTLFIELFFILSSIWLGRFYYVFGFLLIVLLMLVIVCAEVSVVLTYMNLCVEDWRWWWKAFFASGSVALYVFLYSINYLVFDLRSLSGPVSAMLYIGYSFLMAFAIMLATGTIGFLTSISFVHYLFASVKID; encoded by the coding sequence ATGGCTGGGGCGCTGCACAGTTCTTGTTGTCCGGCTCTGTTATTGTTGGCTGTGCTGTTAGTCACTTTGTCTCCTGGCAATGCATTCTACTTGCCTGGCAGCTACATGCACACATACTCACAAGGTGAGGATATATGGGCAAAGGTTAATTCACTCACGTCCATTGAGACCGAGATGCCGTTCAGCTACTACAGTCTGCCATACTGTCTTCCACCTGGCGGCATCAAGAAGAGCGCCGAGAACCTGGGCGAGCTTCTCATGGGTGACCAGATCGACAACTCACCCTACCGGTTCCGTGTGAATGTCAATGAGTCCCTCTTCCTCTGCACCACAAAAGGGCTTAATGAGAATGATGCAAAGCTTCTCAAGCAGCGAGCCCGTGATCTTTATCAGGTGAACATGATGCTGGACAATCTGCCTGTCATGCGTTTCGCTGAGCAGAATGGTATCACAGTACAGTGGACTGGCTTTCCTGTTGGTTACACTCCTGCTGGTAGTGCTGATGATTATATCATCAACCATTTAAAATTTAAGGTCTTGGTCCATGAGTACGAAGGAACAAATGTAGAAATCATTGGtactggagaagaaggatctgcTGTCATTTCCGAGATGGACAAGAAGGGGATGTCTGGGTATCAGATTGTTGGTTTTGAGGTTGTGCCTTGCAGTGTGAAGCGTGACCCCGAGGATTTCTCTAAGCTTAACATGCATGACAACATTGAACCTGTGAGCTGCCCGGTGGAGCTTCGAATGTCCCAAGTGATCAGGCAACAGGAGAGGATCACGTTTACCtatgatgtagagtttgtgaagaGTGACATCAGGTGGCCATCTAGGTGGGATGCTTATCTGAAGATGGAGGCTGGTGCCAAGGTCCACTGGTTCTCTATAATGAACTCCCTCATGGTCATCTTGTTCTTGGCAGGAATTGTCTTTATTATATTCCTGAGAACTGTCAGGAGGGATCTCACCACATATGAAGAGCTCGACAAGGAAGCGCAAGCACAGATGAATGAGGAGCTATCTGGGTGGAAGCTTGTTGTTGGAGATGTGTTCAGAGAGCCAACTTGCCCGAAGCTGTTATGCATCATGATTGGTGATGGAGTTCAAATTCTGGGCATGTCAATTGTAACGATTGTTTTTTCCACGCTTGGGTTCATGTCTCCAGCTTCAAGAGGAATGCTTCTAACTGGAATGATTATTCTCTATCTATTCCTTGGTATTGTAGCTGGGTATGTCAGTGTTCGGCTATGGAGGACTATTAAAGGAACGTCTGAAGGATGGAGATCACTGTCATGGTTAACTGCTTGCTTTTTCCCTGGTGTCATGTTTACGGTCCTTACTATCTTAAACTTCGTGTTGTGGGGAAGCAGGAGCACTGGAGCTTTACCTATATCATTATTTTTCACCCTTCTGGCTCTGTGGTTCTGTATCTCTGTGCCGTTAACACTTGTCGGTGGCTTCCTTGGTACAAGAGCAGATCAAATTGAATTCCCTGTTCGCACCAACCAGATTCCTAGAGAGATCCCTGCACGGAAATATCCATCATGGCTTCTGGTCCTTGGAGCAGGCACGCTGCCATTTGGAACCCTGTTTATTGAGCTGTTCTTCATTCTGTCGAGCATCTGGCTTGGAAGGTTTTACTATGTGTTTGGCTTCCTGCTGATTGTCCTGCTGATGCTTGTCATTGTTTGCGCCGAGGTATCTGTTGTCCTTACATACATGAATCTCTGTGTTGAGGActggaggtggtggtggaaggCTTTTTTTGCTTCGGGCTCAGTTGCTCTCTACGTGTTCCTCTACTCCATCAACTACTTGGTCTTTGATCTCAGAAGCCTGAGCGGGCCTGTCTCTGCAATGCTCTACATCGGCTACTCATTCCTCATGGCATTCGCGATCATGCTCGCCACTGGAACCATCGGCTTCTTGACCTCAATATCCTTTGTGCACTACCTCTTCGCGTCTGTGAAGATCGATTGA